The Haloferax volcanii DS2 DNA segment CATATTAGTGAGTTGAATGATGCAGGGATTGATGTTACTCTCTTTGCGTATGAACAGGTGGACGAGATTGCTGAAAAGAAGGTTGTTAATGTGAGTTCTAGTCTAACCGGCAATAATACACTAAATAAACTCATATCTTCGATGAATCCGCTAAAGTGGTTGAGTTTATCTAGCGAATTGAAGAAACTAGATTTGTTGATCGTACACCAACCAATTCTTTGTTCAATAGCTTATTACGCACAAAAAATCCATGACATAGACACCATCTATTACAATCATGAAGTAACCCGTCCCGAAGATAAAGTTGGGACTATTCAAAGAATATATGGATACACATTGTTTCAAATCTATCTTCACATTAGTTCAAGACTCGATCAAATTGTTTCAGTTAGTAAATACAGTCAACAGGAATACTCCCGGAGGTTTGACCGTCAAGGAATGGTTATTCATAATTCGATAGACCATGAGATGTATAACCAATCCGTAGACGGCTCTAGAATTCGTGAGAAATATGATCTTGAAGATGACCCATTGGTGTTATTTGTTGGTCGGATCGCAAAGTCAAAAGGAATCCATAGATTAATTTCTGTGTTCGAGGACGTTTCAAAGACAATTCCCGATGCTACCTTAGTCATTGTTGGACGCCCAGATAATCAGGGATATTATCAACGTGTCAAAGTCCTAAGCAAAAGCGTCGATCAACAAATAATTTTTGCGGGAATTGTTCCAGAAGAAGATCTACCTGCTTACTATTCCGCTGCTGACTTGTACGCGACATGTTCAATCAAAGAAGGATACAACCTCACAATCGCGGAAGCTGAGGCATGTGGAACACCGACAATCGCATTCGATATCGGTGCTCACTCCGAAGTCATGAATGATGGCGTTTTAGTTCCAAAGGACAACACTAGCTTATTTAAAGAGGAGATGGTTAGCCAACTCACTAAACAAAGGTAGTGGTTCTGCTCACGTTGCTATATTTTAAATATCCCAGATCTTGATGCCCTATTGTTTATATGATAACACCTGTAAGGTGCAACAGACAATGCTGGATGACCTATCAATTATAATTGTTAATTACAAGTCCGAGGAAGATATCAAAAATTTATACTCAAGAATTTCAGGTGTGGCTGAATTTGTAGTTGTTGATAATAGTTCGTCTAGTGAATTGAGGCAGTGGTGTAGTCACGACGACATACATTATATTGATTCAGGAGGAAATCATGGATATTCTGGTGGGAATAATATGGGGATTAGATATTCACTTGATGAACTCAATCGTGAATCAGTCTTGGTCCTAAACCCTGATCTTGAGATTAATAAAGAAGATATTC contains these protein-coding regions:
- the agl9 gene encoding low-salt glycan biosynthesis hexosyltransferase Agl9 — protein: MSSDYSNISELIEEEYNNSKSVGIFVSRFDKSEGVGTVVNRHISELNDAGIDVTLFAYEQVDEIAEKKVVNVSSSLTGNNTLNKLISSMNPLKWLSLSSELKKLDLLIVHQPILCSIAYYAQKIHDIDTIYYNHEVTRPEDKVGTIQRIYGYTLFQIYLHISSRLDQIVSVSKYSQQEYSRRFDRQGMVIHNSIDHEMYNQSVDGSRIREKYDLEDDPLVLFVGRIAKSKGIHRLISVFEDVSKTIPDATLVIVGRPDNQGYYQRVKVLSKSVDQQIIFAGIVPEEDLPAYYSAADLYATCSIKEGYNLTIAEAEACGTPTIAFDIGAHSEVMNDGVLVPKDNTSLFKEEMVSQLTKQR